Proteins found in one Planctomycetes bacterium MalM25 genomic segment:
- a CDS encoding MarR family protein, protein MSLSEEPDALLLDHLRRHETASVGELGELLGVTATAIRQRLNRLMAEGLIERHLRQPAAGEGEKRTGRGRPSYDYRLTDRGLEASGDNYHDLAEILWQEIRGIDEPSVRVGLIKRVAERLASRYSDQMGGEDLAERMRELVKLMGEREVPVDVDESGGLPVLTMLACPYPQLAQQDRSICAVEKVMISEVLGQGVRLSECRLDGGGCCSFEPSKADAEPAASTN, encoded by the coding sequence ATGAGCCTAAGCGAAGAACCCGACGCCCTGTTACTCGATCACCTGCGACGCCACGAAACGGCGTCCGTGGGCGAGTTGGGTGAATTGCTGGGCGTCACCGCGACGGCGATCCGCCAGCGGCTCAACCGGCTGATGGCCGAGGGCCTGATCGAGCGCCACCTCCGCCAGCCCGCCGCTGGCGAGGGGGAGAAACGGACCGGACGTGGCCGTCCGAGCTACGACTACCGGCTGACCGATCGCGGCCTCGAAGCCTCGGGCGACAACTACCACGACCTGGCGGAGATCCTCTGGCAGGAGATCCGCGGCATCGATGAGCCGAGCGTCCGCGTCGGGCTGATCAAGCGCGTCGCCGAACGGCTTGCGAGTCGTTACAGCGATCAGATGGGCGGCGAGGATCTCGCCGAGCGGATGCGCGAGCTCGTGAAGCTCATGGGCGAGCGCGAGGTGCCGGTCGATGTGGACGAGTCGGGCGGTTTGCCGGTTCTCACCATGCTGGCCTGCCCCTACCCCCAGCTGGCCCAGCAAGACCGCAGCATCTGCGCCGTCGAGAAGGTGATGATCAGCGAGGTCCTCGGCCAGGGCGTCCGCCTGAGCGAGTGCCGACTCGACGGGGGCGGCTGCTGCTCGTTCGAGCCGAGCAAGGCCGACGCCGAACCGGCGGCTTCAACGAACTAA
- the yurY gene encoding Vegetative protein 296: protein MSKTLKITNLHASVEGKPILNGVSLTINRGETHALMGPNGSGKSTLGNVVMGHPSYEVTEGTIELVDAEGNSTDVLDLDPSERARAGLFMAFQRPMAIPGVKLADFMRHATSNVRNPERKEGEDLIPMREFRKEIKEKMDHLRMDPDFARRYVNDGFSGGEMKRAEILQMAMLRPQFAILDETDSGLDVDAVKLASESIAEISGDASQDGAMGTLIITHHDKLLERNTPDFTHVILGGRIVETGGVELAHELHNEGYDRIRADYPEAAQLNQQMQEDDAVAV from the coding sequence ATGTCGAAGACCCTCAAGATCACGAACCTGCACGCGAGCGTTGAAGGCAAACCGATCCTCAACGGCGTGAGCCTCACGATCAACCGAGGCGAAACCCACGCCCTGATGGGGCCCAACGGCAGCGGCAAGAGCACGCTGGGCAACGTCGTGATGGGCCACCCGTCGTACGAAGTGACCGAGGGCACGATCGAGCTGGTCGACGCCGAAGGCAATTCGACCGACGTGCTCGACCTGGATCCCTCCGAACGTGCCCGCGCGGGCCTGTTCATGGCGTTCCAACGCCCTATGGCGATCCCCGGCGTCAAGCTGGCCGACTTCATGCGGCACGCCACGTCGAACGTCCGCAACCCGGAGCGGAAAGAGGGCGAGGACCTGATCCCGATGCGGGAGTTCCGCAAGGAGATCAAGGAGAAGATGGATCACCTGCGGATGGATCCCGACTTCGCTCGCCGGTACGTGAACGACGGCTTCTCGGGCGGCGAAATGAAGCGGGCCGAGATCCTGCAGATGGCGATGCTCCGCCCCCAGTTCGCGATCCTCGACGAGACCGACAGCGGCCTCGACGTCGACGCCGTGAAGCTCGCGAGCGAGTCGATCGCTGAGATCTCGGGCGACGCCTCCCAAGACGGCGCCATGGGCACCCTGATCATCACGCACCACGACAAGCTGCTGGAGCGCAACACGCCCGACTTCACGCACGTGATCCTCGGCGGCCGCATCGTCGAGACGGGCGGCGTCGAGCTCGCTCACGAGTTGCACAACGAGGGCTACGACCGCATCCGTGCCGATTACCCCGAAGCGGCCCAGCTCAACCAGCAGATGCAAGAAGACGACGCCGTCGC